In a single window of the Planctomycetia bacterium genome:
- a CDS encoding aminopeptidase: MLDPRISRLADVLINYSCAVRPGEKVLLEAIDVPHEFTCEIVRTARAAGAIPIVKLDSNQVKRALLMAGTSEGWNLIADTEEGVMKKVQCYIGARGSPNVSELSDVPTEMQKIYEQTVWKRVHIEARVKGTRWVVMRWPSPSMAQMAEMSTEAFEDFYFNVCTMDYGKMARAMKPLAERMMKTDQVRLVGPRDTDLTFSIKGIPAVCCDGKMNIPDGEVFTAPVRESANGIIQFNTPTLYRGETHTDIRLVLKNGRIVEATSSNSAKLNEVLDADEGARYIGEFAIGFNPYCIKPMKDILFDEKIAGSIHFTPGACYDEASNGNISNIHWDMVLRQTPDCGGGEMYFDGELVRKDGLFVVKELAPLNPENLK, encoded by the coding sequence ATGTTGGACCCACGGATTTCGCGACTTGCCGACGTGCTTATTAACTACTCCTGCGCCGTTAGGCCGGGGGAAAAGGTGCTGCTTGAGGCGATCGACGTGCCTCACGAGTTTACGTGCGAAATTGTGAGAACCGCCCGCGCGGCGGGGGCGATCCCGATCGTCAAGCTCGACTCGAACCAGGTCAAGCGGGCGCTGCTCATGGCCGGGACGAGTGAGGGGTGGAACCTGATCGCGGATACCGAAGAGGGCGTCATGAAGAAAGTGCAGTGCTACATCGGGGCGCGGGGAAGCCCGAATGTGAGCGAACTATCCGACGTGCCGACGGAGATGCAGAAAATTTACGAGCAGACGGTCTGGAAGCGCGTGCATATCGAGGCGCGCGTGAAAGGAACACGCTGGGTGGTGATGCGCTGGCCGAGCCCGTCGATGGCGCAGATGGCAGAGATGTCGACGGAGGCGTTTGAGGATTTCTACTTCAACGTCTGCACGATGGATTACGGCAAGATGGCCCGGGCGATGAAGCCGCTGGCCGAGCGAATGATGAAAACTGACCAGGTGCGACTGGTGGGGCCGCGCGATACGGATCTGACGTTTTCGATTAAGGGGATTCCCGCGGTTTGCTGCGACGGGAAGATGAACATCCCGGATGGCGAGGTATTCACGGCACCGGTACGGGAAAGCGCCAATGGAATCATCCAGTTCAATACGCCGACGCTTTATCGCGGAGAGACGCACACGGATATCCGGCTTGTGCTGAAAAACGGCAGAATCGTGGAAGCGACGAGTTCGAATTCGGCCAAGCTGAATGAAGTGCTCGATGCGGATGAGGGGGCGAGGTACATCGGGGAATTCGCCATCGGGTTTAACCCGTATTGCATCAAGCCGATGAAGGATATTCTGTTCGATGAGAAGATCGCCGGGTCGATTCACTTCACGCCTGGGGCATGCTACGACGAGGCGAGCAACGGGAACATATCGAACATTCACTGGGACATGGTGCTGCGGCAGACGCCGGACTGCGGGGGCGGGGAGATGTACTTTGATGGAGAGCTGGTGCGCAAGGACGGGCTCTTCGTGGTGAAGGAACTGGCGCCGCTGAATCCTGAGAACTTGAAGTAG